The Mesorhizobium sp. NBSH29 genome has a segment encoding these proteins:
- a CDS encoding adenylosuccinate synthase: MANVVVIGSQWGDEGKGKIVDWLSERADVVVRFQGGHNAGHTLVVDGKVYKLSLLPSGVVREGKLSVIGNGVVFDPHAFVAEAAKLRDQGVDISPERLKIAENTALILSLHRELDGFREDAASNSGTKIGTTRRGIGPAYEDKVGRRAVRVMDLASLDTLPAKVDRLLTHHNALRRGLGHSEVSHETIMTELTSVADQILPYMDRVWKILDDKRRAGARILFEGAQGTLLDIDHGTYPFVTSSNTIAGQAATGSGVGPGAIGYVLGITKAYTTRVGEGPFPTEQTNEIGEFLGTKGHEFGVVTGRKRRCGWFDAVLVRQAVAVNGINGIALTKLDVLDGLDEIKVCTGYKLDGETIDYLPASQGAQARVEPIYTTLEGWKGTSAGARSWNDLPAQAVKYVRYIEELIGAPVALLSTSPERDDTILVTDPFQD; this comes from the coding sequence ATGGCCAATGTGGTGGTGATCGGTTCGCAATGGGGCGATGAGGGCAAGGGCAAGATCGTCGACTGGCTGTCGGAGCGTGCCGATGTCGTCGTGCGCTTCCAGGGGGGCCACAACGCCGGTCACACGCTGGTTGTCGACGGCAAGGTTTACAAGCTGTCGCTGCTGCCTTCCGGTGTCGTGCGTGAGGGCAAGCTCTCGGTCATTGGAAACGGCGTCGTATTCGACCCGCATGCTTTTGTCGCTGAGGCTGCCAAACTGCGCGACCAGGGTGTCGACATCTCGCCCGAACGGCTGAAGATCGCTGAAAACACTGCGCTTATCCTGTCATTGCACCGCGAACTGGACGGCTTCCGCGAAGACGCTGCTTCCAACTCCGGCACCAAGATTGGCACTACCCGCCGGGGCATCGGCCCCGCCTATGAAGACAAGGTCGGCCGGCGCGCCGTGCGTGTGATGGATCTTGCAAGCCTCGATACGCTGCCAGCCAAGGTGGATCGCCTGCTCACCCACCACAACGCACTGCGTCGCGGGCTTGGCCATTCCGAAGTGTCGCACGAAACAATCATGACAGAGCTCACCTCTGTCGCCGATCAGATACTGCCCTATATGGACCGTGTCTGGAAGATTCTGGACGACAAGCGCCGTGCCGGCGCGCGCATCCTGTTTGAAGGCGCGCAGGGCACGCTTCTGGATATCGACCATGGAACCTATCCGTTCGTGACTTCTTCCAACACCATTGCCGGGCAGGCTGCCACCGGATCGGGCGTCGGGCCGGGCGCGATCGGTTATGTGCTGGGCATCACCAAAGCCTATACAACAAGGGTAGGCGAGGGACCCTTCCCGACCGAGCAAACCAACGAGATTGGCGAGTTTCTCGGCACCAAGGGCCATGAATTCGGCGTCGTCACCGGGCGCAAACGTCGTTGCGGCTGGTTCGATGCGGTATTGGTGCGCCAGGCCGTCGCTGTCAACGGCATCAATGGCATTGCGCTGACCAAGCTTGATGTTCTGGACGGGTTGGATGAGATCAAGGTGTGCACCGGCTATAAGCTTGATGGCGAGACAATCGATTATTTGCCCGCCAGCCAAGGCGCGCAAGCACGTGTGGAACCGATCTATACGACGCTGGAAGGCTGGAAAGGTACGTCTGCTGGCGCCCGCAGCTGGAATGACCTTCCGGCACAGGCCGTGAAGTATGTGCGCTACATCGAAGAGCTTATCGGCGCGCCGGTTGCTCTTCTCTCGACTAGTCCTGAGCGCGACGACACCATACTTGTGACGGACCCATTTCAAGATTAG
- a CDS encoding DMT family transporter, which yields MNRNAYALLLLTTLFWGGNAIAGKLSVGHISPLLLTTMRWGWALAFLLAIGWPRLKADWPIVRKHLVLLATLGTLGFTLFNVALYSALHYTSAINVSIEQAGIPMVILLANFVLFRTRVSTLQIFGSVLAIAGVLLTASHGDLSRLLDLDLNFGDALMLVAVLVYSSYTVALRFKPQIHWQSLMIMLCGCAFIASLPFAMIEFHSGAGIVPDLRGWAVVAYTVLFPSILAQIFYIRGVELIGANRAGLFINLVPIFGTLLSILILREAFQLHHAVALVLVLGGIGLAESRRR from the coding sequence ATGAACCGCAACGCCTATGCTCTGCTTCTGCTGACGACCCTGTTTTGGGGCGGCAATGCCATCGCCGGCAAGCTGTCGGTCGGCCATATATCGCCACTTCTTTTGACAACGATGCGGTGGGGATGGGCGCTGGCTTTTCTTCTGGCCATCGGCTGGCCACGTCTCAAAGCCGACTGGCCGATAGTGCGCAAACATCTGGTCTTGCTCGCAACACTCGGAACGCTGGGGTTCACACTCTTCAACGTCGCGCTCTATTCGGCACTCCATTACACCAGCGCGATCAATGTCAGCATCGAGCAAGCCGGCATTCCAATGGTGATCCTTCTGGCCAACTTTGTCTTGTTCCGCACCCGGGTCTCGACCTTGCAGATTTTCGGCTCGGTACTGGCGATTGCCGGCGTATTGCTGACCGCCAGCCATGGCGACTTGTCCCGGTTGCTCGATCTCGATCTGAATTTTGGTGATGCGCTGATGCTGGTGGCAGTGCTGGTCTATAGCTCCTACACGGTGGCGCTGCGCTTCAAGCCCCAGATCCACTGGCAAAGCCTGATGATCATGCTGTGCGGCTGCGCGTTCATCGCCTCGCTGCCCTTTGCCATGATCGAGTTTCACAGCGGCGCCGGCATCGTGCCAGACCTGCGCGGCTGGGCCGTTGTGGCCTACACGGTGCTGTTCCCCTCGATCCTGGCGCAGATCTTCTACATTCGCGGCGTCGAACTGATCGGCGCCAACCGAGCCGGGCTGTTCATCAACCTGGTGCCGATCTTCGGCACACTCCTGTCGATCCTGATCCTGCGCGAGGCCTTCCAGCTCCACCACGCCGTAGCGCTGGTTCTGGTGCTGGGCGGTATCGGCTTGGCTGAATCCAGAAGGCGCTAG
- the rpoH gene encoding RNA polymerase sigma factor RpoH gives MAQSLPSVVSGEGGLSRYLEEIRRFPMLQPQEEYMLAKRYQEHEDTGAAHKLVTSHLRLVAKIAMGYRGYGLPIGEVISEGNVGLMQAVKKFEPERGFRLATYAMWWIKASIQEYVLRSWSLVKMGTTANQKRLFFNLRKVKGKIQALDDGDLKPEHITEIATRLNVSEAEVVSMNRRLSGDASLNAPIRASEGESGEWQDWLVDDHESQEDMLIEQDELENRRGMLAGAISVLNDREKRIFEARRLSEDPLTLEELSGEFDISRERVRQIEVRAFEKVQDAVKAAARRQAQALRPIEAAL, from the coding sequence ATGGCCCAGTCACTACCCAGTGTTGTTTCCGGCGAAGGCGGCCTGTCCCGCTATCTGGAAGAAATCCGCCGCTTCCCCATGCTGCAGCCGCAGGAAGAGTATATGCTCGCCAAGCGGTATCAGGAGCACGAGGATACAGGGGCGGCTCACAAACTTGTCACCAGCCATCTGCGTCTCGTCGCCAAGATTGCTATGGGCTATCGCGGCTACGGACTGCCGATTGGTGAGGTGATTTCCGAGGGTAATGTCGGGCTGATGCAGGCCGTCAAAAAATTCGAGCCAGAGCGCGGTTTCCGTCTGGCAACCTATGCCATGTGGTGGATCAAGGCTTCGATCCAGGAGTATGTTCTGCGCTCATGGAGCCTGGTCAAGATGGGGACCACCGCCAACCAGAAGCGGCTGTTCTTTAACCTGCGCAAGGTCAAGGGCAAGATTCAGGCACTCGACGATGGCGATCTGAAGCCTGAGCACATCACCGAGATTGCCACGAGGCTGAATGTCAGCGAGGCCGAAGTGGTCTCGATGAACCGCCGTCTTTCGGGTGATGCCTCGCTCAACGCGCCAATCCGGGCCAGCGAAGGCGAATCCGGTGAATGGCAGGACTGGCTGGTCGACGACCACGAAAGCCAGGAAGACATGCTGATCGAGCAGGACGAACTGGAAAATCGCCGCGGCATGCTCGCCGGCGCGATCTCTGTCCTCAACGATCGCGAGAAGCGCATCTTCGAAGCCCGCAGGCTCTCCGAGGATCCACTGACGCTTGAGGAACTGTCCGGCGAATTCGACATCAGTCGCGAACGCGTGCGCCAGATTGAGGTGCGTGCTTTTGAGAAGGTCCAGGATGCCGTCAAGGCCGCCGCCAGACGGCAGGCCCAAGCGCTGCGCCCGATTGAGGCCGCGCTTTAG
- a CDS encoding RluA family pseudouridine synthase has translation MNAPDSEADTGLKVLQADADAAGQRLDQWLAAALGADFSRNRVQTLIRQGAVSIGGVVSDQPKRKMADGDIARIDLPEPEPAEPQGENIPLDVLYEDDSLIVINKPAGLVVHPGAGNWTGTLVNALIHHCGDSLSGIGGVRRPGIVHRLDKETTGVMVVAKSDIAHRALSEAFADHGASGELERAYQALVWGIPPRMTGKVDAHLGRAADRVRRAVVPEGRDDARHAVTHFTVLEKFGEQDLKGVHAASVECRLETGRTHQIRVHMAHIGHPVIGDPDYGQALRTKANRLPEPVQTLVKSFPRQALHAGLLAFLHPVTQIKMSFEAPLPADMQAILDGLRNL, from the coding sequence ATGAACGCTCCTGATAGCGAAGCCGATACCGGATTGAAAGTGCTGCAGGCGGATGCCGATGCCGCAGGTCAGCGGCTTGATCAATGGCTTGCCGCTGCCCTCGGGGCGGATTTCTCCCGCAACCGCGTCCAGACCCTGATCCGTCAGGGAGCGGTCAGTATCGGCGGTGTGGTTTCTGACCAGCCCAAGCGCAAGATGGCCGATGGCGACATCGCCCGGATCGACCTCCCGGAGCCGGAACCCGCCGAGCCGCAGGGCGAAAACATTCCGCTAGATGTCCTCTATGAAGACGACAGCCTGATCGTTATCAACAAGCCCGCCGGCCTGGTGGTGCACCCCGGCGCCGGTAACTGGACCGGCACGCTGGTCAACGCACTGATCCACCATTGCGGCGACAGCCTGTCCGGCATTGGTGGCGTACGCCGCCCCGGCATTGTTCACCGCCTCGACAAGGAAACCACCGGTGTGATGGTGGTAGCCAAGAGCGACATCGCCCATCGCGCGCTTTCGGAAGCCTTCGCCGACCATGGCGCCAGCGGCGAACTGGAGCGCGCCTATCAGGCGCTGGTCTGGGGTATTCCGCCGCGCATGACCGGAAAGGTCGATGCGCATCTGGGACGCGCGGCCGACCGCGTGCGCCGCGCTGTGGTGCCAGAGGGCCGCGACGATGCTCGCCATGCCGTGACGCATTTCACGGTTCTGGAGAAATTTGGAGAACAGGATCTCAAAGGCGTGCACGCTGCCAGTGTAGAATGCCGGCTCGAAACCGGTCGCACCCACCAGATCCGCGTCCACATGGCCCATATCGGTCATCCGGTGATCGGCGATCCCGACTACGGCCAAGCCCTCCGCACCAAAGCCAACCGACTGCCAGAGCCTGTCCAAACGTTGGTAAAATCCTTTCCACGCCAGGCACTGCATGCAGGACTTCTCGCATTCTTGCACCCTGTCACCCAAATCAAAATGAGTTTTGAGGCACCGCTTCCTGCCGACATGCAGGCCATTCTCGATGGCCTTCGAAATCTCTGA